The window tcacccTTTGATAGAGCAGTGAGGGGATAGTAGTTTCTTTCTGGGGTGATCTTGTCCTGCCTCTGCAGGAAATGATTTAAtattttgctctgaaaagcaCTGCTATATCTTAAATATGCCTaaaggatgtgtgtgtgtgtaaggaTAGGTGGGTATACAAACCTTTTGCAGTGATTAAGGTTTGCTTACTTTGGAGAGCCCGATtgctcttcagcagcagcatcgGGTTCCTTCATTAGTTCAGTTAACAACACCTGAAATCCAAGAGGAAGGACAGCTGTGATGTGACCTGACCTGGAAAACCACTTGGTACAATATTCTGCAGGTAGGTGAGGTGGCTGCAGGTCTGTAAACCTGCATTATGTGGTGCTCAGAACAAGTTTTATGCTTGCAGCTCCAGAAGTTGActgctcccaggctgctgctctgtggaagGAATGAGACAGCTTGGTCTTCCCTTAGTCTCTGGCTCCAGAGAGATGTGTGTCATCTCACAAGATCTCCAAGCCTCAAACCAGCATCAGTATAttcagcccagctccaggctTTTCACACCTCTCACCCCGTCTTCAAGAAGAAAACCCCTCCAGAATCTGAggcagaagcacagaaacacaagGAATCCCTGAAGGACGCTCCCAAGCCAGCCCTCTACTTGAGCCTGGGGGGGCTGATTCCCTTTGTGGCTGTGCCACTGGCAATGGCCATCCAGGGCACCTACTACCCCGAGGCGGCGTTTGCTCAGGTCACATACGGGGCTGTGACAGCCTCTTTCCTGGGGGGAATGAGGTGGGGCTTTGCCCTGCCAGAAAACAGCCCAGCCAAGCCAGACTGGCTGAACCTGGCTAATGGCACAATTCCTCCTCTGCTTGCCTGGCAGGCCTTGCTCTTCAGAGACGTCACTCAGGGTGCACTGATGGTGGTGATGGCCTTGGGGATAGCGCTGCATTATGATGTTGCCCTTCTGCCCCCTTACCCAAGGTGGTTTAAAATACTGAGGGTGTGGGGAACAGTGGTGATGGCATTGTCCCTATTGGCCACTCTAACAGTGAAGCTTATTTtagaggagcagggaagggaaggcaaaagtAAATTGCAGAACAGAAGTTAATGAATCAACAGGGAGAAGGTATTGTCTGCCAATAAGGTATTTGCATGGAGTACCAGGAGAAATAAAGAACTGATTTGTACTTAGAAGTCATGATGGCAGGGATCAAGACGCTTATTCTCAAAGCAAACTTGATTTCCCTACAGATTTTCAAGCTAGTTTAGGAGGGAAAGATTGCAAATAGCACTGACTTCCAAGGCAAGCAGGAGTCTGTCCTTGTCCATAGAACAAAACATCACTTGAATGAGATACTGCTGTCATTGGAATTTCAAATGGAGATTCAAAATCACATGGGTATGAATTGCTGTAGGCTGAATTATTAAAGTATCTGGTTTAAGTACAATGTGTGATCATGTTCTGAGGTGGGGAAGACATCTGTATGATCTTAGTAACAAGGTGAAAACAGTTCTAGTTTGGAGTttaaagaagcagcagagaattATGCACAAGCACATCCATGTTCAGTTGCTGCGTGTGGAACAAGACTCCTTTTTCACCTGAGAAGGTGCtgaaaatcacagaacagtttgggttggaagtgaccttaaagatcacttGTTCCAACCCCTCACTAGACCAAGCTGCTCAGATCTCCACCCAGCCTGTACACTTCCAGGGAATGCTGTGTGATGCAGTGCTCAGGGCAATGTTAGGCAAGAAAGGATGGGTGAGGTTTGTTTGCAGGGCAAGCCAAGGTCAGCACTCACCTAAAACGTGTCATTCAGTTGCTGTGCTGGAGTGAGGAAAACTGAAGGGGGagctttgtatttctgacaAGGCACCATAGGAGACAGAAGGTGAACTTCCTGCTCAGGctcactgaattaaaaaaggaTACTTGGGCCACATGatcctgggttttgtttggaaTTAGGGCTGCCCAGCAAAGGAAGCTGCATGCAACATAGCCATAAGGATCTGTCATACTCCTGAATGAAAGAACTGTCAACTCATGTTACACACAAACAGAGGTATGACAAGACACAAGGTATTAGTTAAGGGAATTGAAAGTAGTTTGTGTCTTCTCCCTCCTAAGAATCCATATATTTAAGCACTCAGAACAGGTACCAGTGGACCTGTAGCCTGCAAACCCTCCATGATGGGCCTGTTACTGAAACCCCTGCAGAAGTGCATGGTCTTTGTACTTAAGTCTTCCTAACACATCATTTAGTGGAAGAAGACACAACCAAGTCACATGgattctcttctccagtcttgTTACTTCAAGAAAACTATGACATTTTATGTGAGCCTATTTATTGTAAGCTTTTAATTGGCAGTATTTAAGTACAGTGTAAGATGCAAGAAAGCTGAAAAGTTTTAGGACCAGATAATCCTCATAGTTCTGTTAAATCACTAAACTTCATTGTTGTTCTACACTATTCTAGAATAAAGTACATATTGTCACTTAGAATCCGTTATCTGTTCAATCTGCAAAGAACAGATGTTTAAGAAGCCTGTCCTGGAGGTAGAACCATTTTGTATGATCTTGCTGAAACAGCAACTCTGTACACCAGCCCCTCACTCTTGTAACATGTTAACTTTTATATGTTAGCAGCATCATCTCTCTGAAGCAAAAATATACttcagtatatttttttaatatattgaatataaagaaaataaaatggaatctATGAATTGGaatgttttttctgttctttcttacTTAGACATGTAATTTTTTAAGATGGGTCCAGAGTAGAGTTCTGCCTTTGGCTTGATTCAGTGAAAGAGGTGGAGTATCAGAGACCATAATCAATCAGCTTCAGAGTTCCATTCAAACATGATAGAATCAGCTACAAGACCTGGAGAAGGTAACTCCACACAACTGCAGACTCCCTCAAGCTCCATTAAACCAGGAAGTTTATGGGTAGGGGTCAGAAGTGAACTCCTAGTTCCCAAACTAATAAAATAGAACTAAGATAATGGTTCTCAAATGGTTCTGTAAGAGACCCCGAAATGTAAAGAAGAAAGCCCAAGAAATATTACCTGTAATTTCATCCCAGAGAGGCTGAACAGAGCTGGCAAGGCAGCCAGACTCCCAAGAAATCTGAGTGATTTTACACTGAGACAGACATGAGTGCTTTACTGCAGGAGCGTGTTACTTGCACCATGCAAACAGTCACAATTTATAACCAATCTTTTCCTAGTGTCCTACTGGGAAATAGGATTtccaacaaaaagaaaaaaggacctATTATATGAAAGTGGCAGTGATATATGAACACAACCTATTCAAGAGCATTCCACAGTCAgttctgaaaatgcattttattacGAAAAGCTCTTTAAAACAAGCTTACACTTGAAAAAATAGACATTATTTCAGACATATAAGAAATCCTCCTCTGAAGTAAAAGCATACATAAGATAATAGAACAATCAGAGAAACAAACTCTCCATCATGTTGCATGTTTTAGCCCAACCCTATGTCAGATTTTAAAACCTAGATTCTGAAGGTACCTGCAACACTCATCACCTTGGAGGATTTGATTCCTGTGTTGTTAATTTTACACAGGGGATATTGACCTAGACAGCATGAATGTTCTGTTGTCTACACAATGCAGGCTTCCTGTTGTGACATTCCAGTTGTGGTTTTGTGTTCCAGAGTGATGCTGTCTGTGAAAGTTCAAAAGCAACCTCACTTCAGACTCCATCCAAGTCATCCACAGCTGTGCAGAAGATGCAATCACACTGTGCAAAAATCAACTTCAAATACGTTAATTAAATGAACCtataaaaacctccaaactcCTTGTAGTATTGTTCTATGAGGTGTATCTGAGCTAAATCCAAACTGCTCAAGAGCACACTGATAGCATCACTTTAATGCTGAATGCAGCTAATTCTATCACAAACAGTTCCATTGGCTCAAATTTGAAAGAGGCAGGATACAAGATACAGTGATGTGAATGTGTGTGCCTTGCAGAACATCAAGTATTCCAATGCCAAGTCTCAGCAGGTGTCACACAGAgtaaaaacacatttaattatgagggaaaaaaagggaggggtGAAAGGCTTTCCCTAAGTTTTTATACAAAGAGCAGTCCTGAATAGAACTGCGAATCTCATGAACAGCATTTCCATTTAGAATTCAGCAAAGCTTATACAAAAAGGAGCTCTACTGTCATTGCTGGTACCACTGAGAAGGAAAGCCAATGCTGAAGTGGAATGACATTATTAGAACTGTGAGGACAACCTTCCAAAATAGGAAATTCTCAGCCACTCACCATCTAAGGTACTGGAGTCGCTAGAAAGTAAATAACCAATTTGTATTTAATGCCCATCATGtccagaagcagaaaagagGCTCAAATGCATCAAGCCATAAGTAGAGACACCAAGTCTTTCCCAATGTTaccttttcttccttgtttctcaCCAGAAATAGACAACTAATGCCATCCAAATTGCCCATCTGATCTGCAGGTAACTCCTTGCTGTCTATAGTAACCCTTCTCCAGACTCCAAGGACAGCTAAAATGCCAACTTTGGTGCACCTGAGAGAGAACAACCTGAATAATGTCTCTAATGTGCTGGaattatttcttcagattttatGGGGCAAATTTCACTATTTATTTCAGTGAGCTTAATCCAGTTCTAAGAGGCATTCCTGCTCTTAGCAGACTACTTCCCAAGACAAGCACTGGATAAGCCAATTTACTTTGAagggcttttctttttgctcagGAAAATCCCTCTGATCTAATTCCCCACTGAAGCTCCTGTATTAAAAGAGGCTTCTGGCCACTGAAACCAGAAATCTGAGCAGACAGATTTACTCATGCCTTCAAtgagttttcttctctgtgccTTACAGCACAGCTACACCTCCCTCGCAGCGGCTGGTGATCATGTTGGCAATTTCAGTCCAGCTGTCCATGTGAGGGTTATAAACTTCAACAGAGTCAGAGGTCACCGGAGCAGCAAAATCAGGACTGGGAGCTCGGCCTCCCGAGGCATAGAGGAGTCCATTCACAGCCACAACACAGACACCAGCTCTTGGCATCTTCATTGGTGCAACTTCAACCCACTTTTCCTaatgagaaggagaaagagagaacaaGTAGTTTTAGGGCAAGCCCCAATTCTGATAAAGTAAATTTTAAAGCTTAAAGACTCAAATATATACAAAGAACAGTATGTATACACTTCACAGGCTCAGATATGGTATGTGTACAGTATCAAGAGGATTATCAAGCCAGGAATGACAACACTTTCACAAGGAGTCCAAATAGTGCTAGTCATTAAACACCAGATCCCATACTGTCTGTACACAACACCTCTCCCTTCAGTCACTGCAAGATGAAGTTTGTCTCCAAAACAGAGAATGGTACAGTCTGAGGTGGGAAATAAGGAAAACTAGATTCCcttcaaaaagcaaacagaTGAGTACATTGGATTATGTTTTTAACAGTAGCTACTCTTCCAAAGAGCATCATAAAATATGAGCAGTAACAGTCAAGAATAATTCCTTATTTTTAGTGATGCTGAAATGCCATTTTGATACAGAAGAAAGATCCTTAACATTTCAGTGAGTTTTTTCTCTCTAGTAAATAAGATTATTGACCTTTCTATTGCAGAGGAGGAATCTATCCTCTTATTTTAACACTAACAAGTATTTACTAAACTACAGTATATCTGTGCAtggttaaaccatgacaacgAGTTAGGACAGACCCTGAGAACATCAAAGCTTTGTTTCACTCAAGCTCACCAGCCAGCAGTGAAAAGGAATTTCtagctttttaaagaaaggaagcaGGCTACCTCTGGAGTATCTTACACAACCTTGATGCAACCTACATTTATGAAAGGAAAGGATTCCACCATACCTCTTCAAATGAGTATCTTTCTACACTAGCAAGTGCATCCTGAGCTTCATTCCAGCCTCCCACAGCATAGATACAATCGTTGAGAACAGCCACACCAAGATATGCTCTCCGGGTGCCCATTGGAGCGAGCTCAGACCAACGTTTAGATATCGGGTCATAGACTTCAACAGAATGTAGCTCTGCTCCTTCACTGCTGATACCACCAACAACATAGATCAGACCTGCAGAAACAGAATTTCTCCTCTGTTAGCTTTCATAatacaaaaccacaaaatgaCTGTCACAACAAAGGTTTCAGCCTGACATTAAGATGACTTAagaatgacaggaaaaaaactccTTTCTTCAGTAGCAGTGCACATAAAGCTTTTGCATGAGTAACTTGAGGCTCGAGCAGCATctctgatgaaagaaaaaattaattaagtgCAGGGGAGGGAATTCAGAAGGTGGCAACTGCTGACCAGGCCTGAATCAAATACTTAACAGGTACATTTATTGACCAAGTATTTAGACGTGTCTGCCTCTACATAACCTATAGCAGCTCTTCAGATTGTCACAAAGAAACACGCACAAACCAAAATATGtaagataaataaaaaacagtatcaggaaaaactattttcatGAGATAAAAGGCACAAGACAAGAGAGAACTTTACATTCTCTGAGTtctgcagaattaaaaatatgataCTAGAAGAACAAACATGGGAGACACAAATACGTGCAACTGACAGCTCAGTAGAAGACAACAGTAGGAATTCATGACTGACACATAAAGCTTCAAAATCCAATAGCTATTGGAACTATTTATGGATACAAACTTAACAATACTCACCTTGCATTTCACAACATCCAAAGCAGTAACGGGGCATAGCCATGCTTCCCACTACTTCCCAACAATTTTCTTCAGGATCAAATCTTTCAATTGTGTTGCCAATCTCTGCTCCAACCCAACCTCCTGCAAATAACAGcaaacacaggaaagaattGAATGGCATGAAGTCCTGTGTTAGCTTCATATTTAGACACAGTACACTGTTCCAGgacaaaatctgaaaacagCATGCAGTCAgtctacaaaggaaaaaagttgtaaGTAAACAATAACTAATCTCCAAAGATCTAGTATATGAATGCTTATGGACACAGCTGGTTTTCAAAACTTAACTCTGCAAATTTGCATCATCAAGATGtaatatttaaaatcaaataaatttgCAAGTTCCAGGAATTATTATCTTTAAAATTAACTTCACTCAAAAACCCCCCGAACTTACCCAGAGCATAGATAGCCCCATAGCATGTGCACACTCCCAGTGCACAACGGGGATGGTTCATGGAAGCCACAGTTGTCCACTGCTTAGTAACAGGGTCATAACATTCAGTACAGTCAAAAATCATCGAGTTGTCCTCACCTGCATAGTAAGAGCAAGAACAGAGACAGGGGAAGTGTTTTGCAGATATGGAAACATTCTTCAGCACCTTCCAGGACAGACAACATTTGAATACATGATCCATCTTTTAGCAAACGGCCAACGTAGCGAAAGCATTGTTTATACCCAGAACTGAATCATCACTAGGAACTGCTTTCATCAACAGTTCCCTGAAACATTACTGAAAACATCAGAGGGATGAACAACCACAGTGCTGCATGTGTTTCACTCAGCAGCACAACTGACAGCATTTTCAAGGCCAAAGAATGTCTTCTGCAGTGACAAAACCAGTCTACATATGCATTCTTGAGTGATGGGCTGGTAGAGCTACTCATCACATCCTTGTGCAAACACACATAGCAAGCATTTCCAGACAAGCAGACCACAAGTGGTCTGTCCAGTGCTACTTACATGCTTCTGCTAGACTACaagtaagaaaagaaattgtattAGTAGTGGTATGCAAAGTCCAAAGAATAGGAAACATCTCTTAGTATATATCTGCACATGTTCACGTGGAACCTGTGACTTGTTACACCATGAGGGGAGAGCAGCTTAGTAAAACCTGGTCAACACAGGAGCCCAAGCAGGCATTCACAGAACAGTGATGCTGGAGAACCAAGGAACGCCAATTCAATTGTTATGACACCTACAAGTTGTATTATCTACTGTTGGGCTCCTCAGAACCACTTAACAGgaagaagaatttaaaataatcccCATTCATGAGTTCTCCAGTAGCCATATAACAAAGAAAGCATGTTCCAGCTCTTACCTCCAATGGCATAGACCATTcctcccaccacagccacccccagcccactcCGGGCCTGGTGGAGAGAGGAAACTG of the Pithys albifrons albifrons isolate INPA30051 chromosome 10, PitAlb_v1, whole genome shotgun sequence genome contains:
- the TMEM69 gene encoding transmembrane protein 69, with the protein product MFPLIQRCCFNTSFRLQKLTAPRLLLCGRNETAWSSLSLWLQRDVCHLTRSPSLKPASVYSAQLQAFHTSHPVFKKKTPPESEAEAQKHKESLKDAPKPALYLSLGGLIPFVAVPLAMAIQGTYYPEAAFAQVTYGAVTASFLGGMRWGFALPENSPAKPDWLNLANGTIPPLLAWQALLFRDVTQGALMVVMALGIALHYDVALLPPYPRWFKILRVWGTVVMALSLLATLTVKLILEEQGREGKSKLQNRS